In the genome of Cynocephalus volans isolate mCynVol1 chromosome 10, mCynVol1.pri, whole genome shotgun sequence, the window TTAGGAGAAAAAGATGGCCTGAGGATAAGGAACTTAACCCTTGGTGGTAGGTAGTAAAATAATTCAGGAATCAGTAATTACTGGGCACTTATAATCCTatttcagagaagagaaatggagccaagaaaagaataagataaaTTATAGGCCTCCAGGTGTGAGTAACAGATAAGAGCAGAATTAAAAGCTCCATCCTCCAGCCCAAGGCAAGGCCATTTGACTCACCCTCACATATAAATCCTATAAAGAAGCCAGCTCCATGAGTGGGCTCTGGCTGATAAGCACACAAATGCCTTTAAAATGCCAacagcaaggggaaaaaaaatcagcaaaatgaagAGCCCAAGAGGCCCATCCCTGTGTGGGTGAAGGACCCTGCTAAGGAAGAGTACATTGGGCTTTCTTCTCCTCTGGGCTGGTTTATTTGAAGATTTATAATTTGTACTTAACATGATAGGTACAAGTGAGTTCATTCTTGTGGAAGCGCCCCACAATACCCCTGTGTCCCTAGAAATCTGTATGAGCATCATCAAAGAGTTATTTTCCTCACACATCTGCAAAATGCTCTCACTATATCTGGGATCCACAGAAGCCTGCCCAACCTCCCAAAAAACCCTCCAGAAATAGATATTCCTTAAACTAAACATGCGTGAATAGAAAAGCTGGCTTTCCCTCAGCCATAAAACAGACTGCAGTGGAGGATACCTGATCTCCCTCTCTGCCATGAAACTGAGTTGTACTGGCTCCAGAGGAAGACTAGTAACACCTGGAGCCCCTATGCAAGCTCTGGCCTTGGAACTGCACTATTTGAAATGAGCAGGAGGTGTAAACATGTGCTAAACAGTGTGACCATGAGTGGTGGTACCAACCAGAACCAGCAGTAAAATGCTCAGTCTGAGAGGTAACTGGAGACATTCATGGTCACTGGCCCAGACAGGTTCTAATGAATGCTTAGATACAGGACTCAGTAAACCAAGGGctagtgggagagagaaagaagggtcCAGGGCCTCAAGCTAATGAAGCAATGACTATCCTATCCTGCTGCTTTGCTCCTGGCAGGTTGAGTGGGACCTCCATGAAAACAAGGACGCAGGCCACATTCATAAaggcagaatttttttcctttccttttcttcctgcccCATTTGCAAGCTTAGCTTGGATTGCTGTGTGGGTAGATGAGAATTATTAACAATGTGGGGGTGGATGAGCATGACTATGAAATGGCCTGTTGTCAGCATCTTGCACAGTAAAACAGTGCTCCCTGTTAGGACCTCTTAACCtagaatttgtaaaataaagactCCCTGGAACAacacagaaaatagaaatttctGCTGTGATAGAGATGCCCTATATCACTGCTCTCTGATACAATAGCCACTAGCTACAttcagcacttgaaatgtagtTTATCTGAACTgggatgtgctgtaagtgtaaaacacAAGTTATCGAAGacttaatatgaaaataaagtaaaataactcaattttgattacatgttgaaatgacaaaattttagatatactggattaaataaaatatgttaaaattaatttcacctgtttttatttttttaatgtggctactagaaaactttaaaattatatatatggcTAACATGCTGTTTCTATTGACAGCACTGCCCTAGAACATGTGAGGACTTGGGGGAgagtgggaaaagggaggaacCCCTACTCAAGAGAACACCTACAGTGGTGGTCTCAGCCTTGtgtgcacatcagaatcactggagagctttaaaaacatCTCCATGCCCAAGCCCCCCAACCAAGACCAATTAAATCATAATATCTGGAGGTGGGACCCAGACATCAGCAAGGATGATTTCATGTGCAGCCAGGTTAAGGTGAGATgcctgtcctttttatttttttgaggtggGGGGATGCTCATCTTTAAGAACCATGTGATTAGGAAGTAGAGTGACAAGCCAGGAAGTGGAGTGACAAGCCAGTAACTAGCAGAAGGATTTGAACATGTAGCTGAGTCTCCCAAGATTATTTTCACTCTGGTGGTTGGGAATGCCCAGAGGAAAACCCCACTTTTCTCTGAGACTCCTCAGATTGAGAttaataggaaacaaatacagcTATTTCCATAACTCTCTTTACCCCACTTGGTCCAAGGGTCCAAAGTGACCTTGATGACACCTGTCATAACATCTCCCCACTGCCACTACCATATTGGTTTAGATGCAGTAGCAGACACCGTGTGTAATTCAAAGACAGCCAACCCTTGGTGCCTATGTCAAGTTTGGTCCCATCTGACAGACTAAGCTCTGCTTTTTCCTAGCAAGTCAGAAGCTCTAGTGCAATGACTCTAACTCCCTGCCAAATACTAGAAATACTTGAGGAGCTCCATAACTACCATCTGCACACCCCGGACTCTGTATGCTGCCCACAATGAACAATGACCTCTGGGACCACTACTTTTGAAGGCAGGCTCTGAGACTCTGAGCTCTGACTTTTGACAGGGTAGGGGACCCATAATCATGTGGCTTTCATTCCTTTCTGCCTTTAGATTCCATTATCTTTTAAGTAAAACTTCATTTTATCAATTTGTTTAAGCAGTACCCTAGCAGCTATAGAGGCTGATAATACAATCCTAATTATAACAGCAAACATTTAcgtgccaagcactgttttaaATACACTACATATATTAACCCTTGCTCTCCTCACAACAATttcatgaggtaggtactatcatAATCCACAGTTcatagacaagaaaactgaggcacagagaggtttaacAACTCACCCCAGGACACAAAACTAGGAGGCATTCTTACCACTAAGCTGTGCTGCCTCCAAGTGAATATACAGCTAGATCTGTTCTAATGACCTCACATTAAAATCCTTCTACCTTTAGCAGAGATCTTCCTTAGGAAGATTTCTCAGACATATAAACATTTGTACATGAAGCTCCCAGGTTAGGCTACTGCTGCCAGTCTGTGCACCACACATTGAGCAGCAAGGTCTTAGGGCTGTCTCCTTCAGGTCCTGTAACTTGACAACTAGATGGTTGTGTCTAATGACTTAAAGGGCCCAACACTGTTCTTTTCTCTGTGACACAACCTCATGTGGACATTTCACTTAGTTGGCAGCAGCACTGTTTCCTTATAGTTGCGATACACCTTGGGCAAGGAACTCAATAACTGACAATGCTCAATGCCAAAAACCTGCCTGATTTTGTGGCTTCACTGGGTACCATGAAGACTGGCACATCTGTACAGTATGATTTGAAAACAGCACTTAGGGGATTGGACCACATATATGCAGAGTCAGAATAACTTGGCCTGGAGCCAGAAAGAGCTGGcccacaaataaaatttttaaaattacctcttcactttttaaaagtccCATTAAAAGGATATTCAAGTGGAAGTGCAGGGGGGGCAAAATGTGACCCTCATCAGCAGGCAGTCTATAGCAGACAGCTGGTGTGTCAGTTTAGGACATATTCCATAGACCTAAAGAAGTGAGAAGATGAGCTTCCCCCTCAGAATTCAGAGGCCCGAGCCACACAGCACTGAGCAGACCTCTGCTGGAATGCCCAAGGATCCTGAAGGACAGAGGTGGCTCTAATGTGTCTGCCCAGGTAAACTGCACAGGCTTGCTGGATGGCCTGACAACTCACAAGCAGCACTGCAACCCCAAGGCTTCCTACCTAAGTCACTGGGAGACACCTCCAGTCCCTAACAATAATGCATACTACTTTGGCATCACGTACTACATGCACTCATCCGAGAAGGATGCTGCTTCGGGTACCAGGGGCACTGCCGCCTGACAAACTCTGAGTTTGACGTGAAAAGATGTGGGAAAAGCCAATGGCAGATTCAAGCCATAAAGCCAACCTAAGGTGAGGTGGGACCCTAAAGTACTGAGTGAAATGTACGTAAATGCCCTCTAAAACCCTGTTCTCTACTCTTCCATTCAGGGTCACAGATCCAGGCACAACCACTTCTCTGGTAGAGAAACTAATAATAAAGGCAAGTTTCAGCGAGATGCACATCCAGGAATGGCCATGCTGCTGAAGGCAAACATCAGTTTTAAGCTACTCAACAGCCCTATGAATTGGGGGAGGCTGACCTAGAACTGTGTGAATGCCCAATCCCTGTAGAACCTGCCCTTGGCCCCAAGGGCAGGTCATGGAGGCTGGGGGAATCTAGCCTGACTCATGAATTGGCTAGACTGATGAGCACACCTGGCCAACCATCTTCTTTGGAGCCCATGTGCTTCCAATGGACCAGGATTCATCTCTTCCAACGGGGGAGGACCACTAGTGGATCCTGGGAAGGCACTGGCCTCAAAGTGAAAGTTAATATGGCCCTGAAGGCTCCCTGAGattctaaaatataaagattAACTATTAGTTTTCCTTTTATCAGATTTTTCTCTGATATAAACAAACCCTGTTGTTGAAGAGGTATTTTCCCAGAAATAACCAAAAGAGCTAATTTAAGCACCTTTCTAAATAAACCTAACCTGTTAACTCCCTAACCTGTCTGTTAGGGAGTGAGAGGACTCCTGCAGGCCTGGATTCATCCTTTCTCTCCTCTGAGTTCCCCAGACACTCTTTGAAGGCTGCAAGCATTGGGTAAAGATTAaggccccctcccctccttccctaaAGAGGCTGCAAAGAGCTGAGGAAGAGGCTGCTAAATTGCTCTGAGAAGGTAAAGATGAGTCACATCCCAGCTTTAAGAAGGAGACCCTATGACACTTTTGTTTGTGTTGCTATCAGGTGATTATCATTTGCATAAAGCTGATGATGTCACATGACTCTTTTGTTTATAGacaaatttgtttattaagaataaaaccccaaaatgaACAAAGAATGGTTGCATCAAGTGTGGGATGTGAAGTCATGAACCAGGGACAGAAGTGATGCAGGCCTGGGTCCCCAGCTGGTGACTCTAAATACTGAAGGCTCTAGATTTGGGTTCCTGGTTACTTTGTACTAAAATCCTGACATGTGTCACATGTAATCTGCTTTAGGGTGGCTTTTCACCAGATTGGACAAGTGGGACTTGGAGAAAAAATGGCCCTGAAACGGCCTCAGCTGTCCTGAAAAccacttttcatttctaattctatTTATACCTCGGAGATAATAGGGGAGAGGACAGTTGGTAAGACCTGCAGCCATTTTAATTGCTAGATTACTGTGGAGCCATCAAAGTAATCTTAATGTCTCCAGAACCCTGCTTCATTTCCTTCAAGTACCAGAGGATCAGAATTGAGGAAAATAAACTCAATGCCATGGGTCCTAGTCACCTACTTCCTCCCACTAAGCCATCACCTCCAGGAAGAAGGAAACACAGGATCGCCAAGGCTCTAAAGAATTGCGAGTGGTATGAAAAAAGGATTTACCTCCCCCACCACCTTAAGGGAAGCTAAGAGTGATCACAGATGCCCAAAGCTTCCTCCCTAGTGAAAAGTGCACCCAGCCACACACTGCCCAAAGGCCTGAGAAGGAAGGCTGGAAGAAATCCACAGGTGACAAGATCACCTCTGGCAACACCACAGCTTCCAGAGCTACAGCTGTAGCAGACCAATGGTGCCCAGCAGGCAGGCTCTGGCCTGTCTCCTCAGGCTTGACATTGGTCTTACAGAAGAAGCTTCCATTTCTCCTCTGTCCCATCTCTCTATCAAACACCAGAAAGTGGAGGAAGTAGAGACtgggaaagaggaaataaaaaaatagccAGAGCTTTCCACTGTTAGTAGAAATAAAGACTGAAACTTGGCTTAAGCCTCTTCTGGAACTCTCAAGAATTTTCAACAGGAATAAGTTTCAGCAACAAGGACTAGTTCCCAGGGCTTCTGAAAGCCTTAGCTTTTAGAAGTACTACCTTAGCTTTTAGAAGTATtacttgggggtgggagggaggagggtaACAAATGAGACCTAGATCAGGTCACTGAGATAAAAGATGGCTATGAATGCATACTCGGGAGAGGTGGGGGCCAGAATCTGGCACAGGGCCTAGAAGAACCCAATTAGTAACAGGAAAGGACTGACTAGCAGTTTAGACTGAGCCagtccattttcttctttccacagGGGACTAAAGCTGGGCTGCCAACTACACAGATGTAATGCCCCTGCCTGGATTTGGGCCCCGAGTTATAATCCCAAAGATGGCTTCAGGCAGCACAACAGTCTAACAGTCAAAGCAGGTGGTACCAAGGGAGGTGTAAGTCTGTAAAGAGACCTCACAGCCCTTTTTTGGACAACAGCCATTTTATCGGACTTGAGGATCTGGCAGCCTCAGGCTCTTACAATGGCAAAGAGCTGTCTGAATTTGGAGAGCAAGCAAGCAAGGTGTTTAACTTAAGTTGAGCCTCAGCAGAACCCACAGGCTCCTGGTTGAGTATGACAGGACTGATTTCATGGATAATATGGAGAAAACCTCTTTTCAGGCCCAGTTCTACCTATGGCTTAAGCCTAGGTAAGGCCTCAACTGTTTTAAAAGGTTCTTGAGGCTCTGGGATTTGTTCTATTTTCTTAACCCAAAGTGCACTCCCATGTACTGCagccttttcttatttttctggagCTCCTGATTTCAGGGAGCACAAAGTCCAGATTTCCAGTCAGGACCCCCTAAGACTTTTCAGACCTCCGAAGTTTTGAGTTCTGTAAGCAGCCAAGCAGATGTCTAATACCAGAGGGCCCATCTAACAAATACCTCTCACCTGGACTGTGGGACTGTCTTATCCACAAACAAGAAGATTGCCTTTTCAGAAGGAAGCTGGATCCTTTTCCTGATGATCCACATGAACTGAGCCACAGTGATGTCAGATGGAACCAAGTACTTCCGTTTGTCAATGTCAACAATCTGAGAGCCTGAGACTTTTTCCACAATCACCTAGGAAAGCAAAGAGAGGTCAGAACTGGATGAGACAGTGGGCAAGGAGATGGGTGGGAAACTGCACAACACGAAAAAATATGCCCCTTGCTTAATAAACCACACACTCTGGAGGTTAAGAATTGATATAAATGTGTTATAGAGAAACGGTAAGTGCTTTTCTGTGGTCAATTATATCTCTAATCCCTGATCGGCAGACCTAAGAAAAACACAGTCCTTACTATTAAGCTTTCCACATTTCATCTAGGCAGAGTCAAgaatatctggtgagggtttcATCTACAGCCTGTTACTCCAGGACCCCAGAAGGGATCTGCCTTCACACTACAGATTTAAGATCCCAAGGAACACAGAAGACAAGAATGGATGGACTAATGGGAACGCCTGGCAACCTCAGCCAGCCAAGAACCAAGATCTTCATTGGCCTGTTGCCTCTCTCCGAACAAATCAAATTTgtccctcctgctccctccccaaAGCAAAGACCTACAATAACAGACACTGATatcctttaaaaatcaataaggaCTACAGATACTATATCCTCCACCCTGGAAGAAATGTAGGGTCACATTTACTACTGATTAAGGGGAAAACACGAGAGAAGGAATTTTCAGCggcttttcagatttttttggtCAGAGGatgtcagggtcagggtgaggaaAGGGAGCTAGAAGTTAGGTAAAGATGGAGGCTCAAAGTTAAAGATGAATGTCCTAAGACTGAAGTACCACTTCCAAGACCAAAGTGACTGTCTCCCTTCCCCACCATTCCCAAAAGTAGCAGTGACCTGTTGCCCTGTCCTAGAACATCATTCCTTACATAATTAGCGAGGGAGCCCAGAGGCTGCAGACAGCTCGCTGGCCTAGATCGGGAGATTCAGCACTGAGGCACCCTGAACAGCACCAGCCCGACCCCTCACGCCTCAGCCCCAAACGGCCCCAACCCAGTCTGGCTTGTCTGCTACTATAACTGAAACTGGAACCTCAACTTGTCAACTGTTGAGTAGCCTAGGACCCTATCACAGGTCCCAGACGATAGGGGTGACAGCGAGGTGAGGGGGCGGGGAGTCCAAACACTCACCGGAACCCGGTCGGGGTATTTCGCTCGGATCTTCGCGGATTCCACGCATCTGTGCTCTATGGGAGAAACACATCGGGCTGACGGCCGCGCCTGCCCCGCGGTGGGCTCCCTactcccagccccctccccccgcGACCTCCGCACGCCCCGGCCCTCGCCGTGGCGTCCCCGCAGCCGCGGTCCTCCGTCCCCCAGCTATCGGAAGGGCCCGCGGAACGCAGCACGGGGGTTGTGGGCGGCTGCCCGGGGCACCAGGGCCTCGGCGACCTGAGCCCAGAGCGCGGCATCCGCCCCGCCCGGCCCAAGGCGGCccgagtgggggagggggcccACCCGCCTCCCGGCCCCCCACCGCCCGCCGGCGTCCTAGCGCCTACCCAGCGAGTGATCCTCCTTGAACATCCACTTCATGGCGGCGGCAGGAGGGGACGGAGCCGGCTCTCGGAGCCGCAGAGCTCAGCGTACCGACCACAACAACAACGACGGCGGCGGCGACTACACGGCAGGCGGGACTTCCGGCTGCCGGAACCTAGCAACCGGCCAGGGGCGGGGCTTCCGGCATCCCTTGCCCGGACGCCGCGCCAAGGGGTGGGCCGCACGTAATGGGGCGGGGCCAAGGAGGCCCCAGCGAGGGGCTACGTGAGGAGTAGAGACGATGACATTGGATACCGGATATTGGCGACTCAGGAAGGGGATGTTCAGGGAACTGGTGGCAGGAGTGGGGTTTCGGGGGCGTTGATGACGGGAAGGGTACGGCTGATAGTATACAGATCTTATAGAGGACTGTTCATGGGAGAAATTTAGGGCGTTGGTGACAAGAAGGTTGTTTGGGGGTACGAATGACAGAGGAGATTGGCGACGGCAGGGGGGCTGTTTAGGGCGTTGACAGTTCGGGGAGTATTGTTTGGAGTGGTGACAGGTCGGAGGCTCAGTATGGGCGGGTGTGACTAGTTTGAGGGcactgtgtgtgggggggataCTGATGACAACCCTGAGGTCCACTACTGGGGACAGCCATAATAGGCTGACTTGACCTAGAAATTGAATTTAAACAAGtcccatttccttcctttattcatgaataaatatttgaataaacatttaagaaaaggTATTACAAATACCCATTTCAGGAATGTAACATCACTGATCACGAAGAGACTCCTTAACCTTAACTGGCAGAGGAGTTAGAGGTGACTGTCAGGCTCGGAGAATTCTCCTGAGAGCTGGTCATGAGAGGGAGTTCCTTATTTGACAGTGGGAGTAGCTCAGCAATCACAGTCTGGGCTGTGTGTGTCCTGTGTCACCTGCCTGAGCATATGCCTTGAGGTTCTCCAATCAGTGATGTAATTCCTTTCTTCCAACCAGTCATCAGGGCAGTCTGGTCTGGGTCACCATTTGTTTATGAGCTGGTGAACAAGTAATGAGAATATTCATTTAATTGGGGACATAACCCCGGCCACATGCTTGTGATTCTGATGCATCTGAAAGGCCTGTATGCTTGAACACTGTCATTCATTATTTCCTACAGTTGAAATTCCTGATGAGTGCTGTGGAATCTAGCTTCATTctaaaagtatttttgttattttaagattGTGTCTGAGCAACCAgaataggtttttgtttgtttttaatgaagtGAAAAATCCTTTGAATTAGTATTGTTGCATACAAGagcactgttccaggtgctgggcAAAAACAGGGAGCAAAACAGACAACACCCCTACTCTCATGcagtttatattctagtgggacaagacaaaaaaaaatatgtcaaGTAATGATAGGTGCTGTATAGAAAAATAAGGCAGGCTAGGTGAGCAGAGAGCGATAGTGGGATGGAATGCTTATTAAAGTGGTTGGCCCCTATGGCTGGAACGGAATAAACAAGGGGGAGCGTGTTAGGAGATGAAATCAAGGAGAGCTAGAACAAACTTGTGTTGAGCTTTGAATTCCATGCGaacaattttgtattttatttagaatgagaTGAGAAGTCAGTGGAGGGGTTTAAGCGAAAGTCTAACAAAATctgactttcctttttaaatggtCAGGCTAGCTTCTGTGTAGACAGTAGATTGTAGGGGGGTGAGAGTGTAAGCAGAGAAATAGTTAAGAGGCTACTGTGATAATCCAAGTGAAAGATGATATTAGCTTAAGACCAAGATGTTGTCTGAAAATGAAGGGAAGCAGttgtattctggatatattttgaagtagAGCTGACAAAATTTGATGATAAATAGGATATGAGGTGTGAGAGACAACTCAAAGTCAATGTTTTTGGAAGGACGGAATTGCCATTTACTGAAGTAGGGTGGAGCCAGCTTGGAGGGGTAAGAATCAAGGGTTTGGTTTTAGATATAAGAGATGCCCAAAAGATACATCAAGTGAAGATGCAGAGAGGTGAATGGCTCTATGAGCCTCGAATTCAAGAGAGAAGTATGTAAAGCTATTTAACTGGAGAAGATTAGCAATAGACAATaggtaaaaaaatgaaaatgcctaTTTTGCAAATAGAATCAAACCTAAGGAATGAAGATGGTTGTTCACCATCTCATAGTCACTGAATCAGTGAAGGAGTTAGAAATTGGACTCAAGACCCCTGCTTCCCTTTACAGAACTGATCATTGTGTCCTAGTCCAAGGCATGTTTATATCACCTTGAATGTGTAAGAAGTTAGTACACTTCTCAGGGGAAAGATCCACTGCTCACCATATCATAGGTATCTCTACTGATGGTCCCAGTGATATGTAATGTCTTTCTATCTTCTATCTTTACCTACTTTCTtggtgtctttttccagtttacCATTCTCATTGGCGTCTCTGATCTGCCTTGATgaaatatatccatcaccttctTTACCTATTGGGTCATTGTATTTAGCTTATTGAATGTTCTAGATACACTTAGATGCCTTCCTTGAGGGGGTGGTTAGTTAAGGAAATGAGTCAGGAGGAGAAATaggataattaatatatgcaATTACACATTAACAGACCCATAGACCACGCAGGATGGGTTTCAAACATTGGAGAGGTATGCAAACCTGGATACTGAGGGATGGCTAGGGCAATGGGGACCCTAGTTCACCAGGCCAAAGCCAAGTGAGGCTTACTGAGAAAGACTTCACAGAGAATGTGAATGTTCTGATACAGAAAGAAGGGTACATTTCTGAGAGGATAAACTTTTCTTTCCAGATAAAAACAAAGCCTGGGGTTGCAAGAGGGAACTGAGAAGTGATATAGATAAATGCCAAGGTAAAAGAAATGTTGGAAAGCTTTGAAGCAAACTAGAATTCTAAAATGATTTGATACACCCTGAATAGGAGCTCTTGTAAAGGAGAAGAATATGATGAAAATGTATAGTTTTAAGACAATGACTGTTTTTGTCCTTGGAGGTAAATTGTATGAAACACAAGAGCATTATGGAAATGGAAAGGAACGAGTCAGTTCTGTCAGTCATGACTGTGTGAAAATGACACAATATACACAGATCTTTAGCATTTTAAGAAATCTAATATTGTCTCttaaagaactgaaataaaaCCACAAAGACTAGCTCCCTCAAAACATGGAAGCAGGGCCAGTccatggctcccttgggagagtgtggtgttgataacaccaaggccacaggttcggatccctatatagggatggccggttagctcacttgggagagagtggtgctaacaccaccaagtcaagggttaagatccccttgccggtcatctttaaaaaaaaaaaaaaaaaaaaaaaaaaaaaaaaaaccatggaaGCAAAGAGCAAATATTAGCATCCTTTATTACtaaatacttttgcaaaattcATGGCATTTAGAGAAGGCTAAAGCACTTCATACACCGAAACTCTTAGCAGTCACCTCTCTCTGTTTCAGCAGTGACTTAGGGAGTTTTGGAGGCAGACACCTTCTTCCTCAGGAGAGCCACCCTCAGGGGTTTATCCTATATCCATCTATTCCAGAAGACCCTTATTTTAgtggttatttaaataaatgaaagtcatCCAGTTGAAGCATAGATATATCAGAATCATAACAGAGATTTAAGCCTAACAACTGTGTATTTAAGGCTTATGTTGCCACCCTAAAAAAGATTTAAAGCAAGAATGAGTAGTACTGGACTGGATGATATGTCAAAAGCATTTTATGGCTGATGACATTGTCATCTAGGACTGTGGTAAGGATCCTGGGATGGTTTTCCCAACGGGCAGTTCTTAGCCTCTTTCTGTTGATCTGTGTTGTTAGGACCTCAGCTGTTCTCTTCATCTAACTAGGTTGCCTCCAAAATAGGGGCATCAACTACTGGTTTCCATTCTGAGCACAAACCTCACGCTATCTGTTGACACTGCAGTGTGATCCTTCAGGGCCTTTGGATGAAGAATTTGGCTGTGgaccacagttaaaaaaaaaaaaaaatccttctgcCATGTTCGAAATATTGGTTAAGGGGGAAAAAGCACTCAAGTGAGAGATATCTTTTGGGAGGGAGGACCATAGCTTCCTCTAAAACCTGTAGCCAAGCTTGTACCCAATACAAGGTAACAAAGCATATCAGAGAGAGCTATGTCATAATTGCTTTCCACCCCTCGAAGAGCCAGGGGATTTGTGTCCTTCTGTATCCCTGTATGTCCTGCTATGTAGCACCGTGGAAGCAACAGAAAATTTGGAGGCAAAGGAACTTGGCTTTGGTCTTAGCCCGGACAGGTCCAGGACCACGGCCACGTCTATGTCAGTGGTTAGACTTCAGTATGaaccacattgggggttaagagATGACACATCAGCAAGTATTTACTTTAAGTCAATTTTCATGAAcatcttacactttttttttttttttaaagatgacaggtaaggggatcttaacccttgacctggtgttgtcagcaccacgctctcccagtgagctaaccggctatccctatatgggatccgaacccttggtcttggtgctatcagcaccacactctcccaagtgaaccacgggccggccccttgatCCGatctcttgaccttgatgttatcagtaaCATTCTCTCCCAAaggaactaaccggccagcccatattttacacatattaagCTACACGATGGCTACAACTTTGGTGCCTGGAAACAATCTACCCGGCCTTTAAAGAAATGCACGAAGAGCGAAAAGCGAGATCGGTGTCCCCCAGAGGGCACCGCCCCCCGTTAGCTCCACCCCCACTAGAGCTCCGCGTCCTTGCTATTGGCTCTTTTCCTTGAGCCGTCGGTTGCCGTGGAGACCAAGACAATGGCAACCAGGAGAAGCCAAACCTGGTCGTCCGTCTGAAATCGCGGAGGGGTCCCGGCTCGTGGCCTGACTACGTGCAGCGATAATGGCGCTCTACGAGCTCTTCTCTCACCCGGCCGAGCGCGGCTACCGCGCTGGGCTCTGCTCCAAGGCCGCGCTGTTCCTGCTCCTGGCCGCCGCCCTCACGTACATCCCG includes:
- the GABARAPL2 gene encoding gamma-aminobutyric acid receptor-associated protein-like 2, whose translation is MKWMFKEDHSLEHRCVESAKIRAKYPDRVPVIVEKVSGSQIVDIDKRKYLVPSDITVAQFMWIIRKRIQLPSEKAIFLFVDKTVPQSSLTMGQLYEKEKDEDGFLYVAYSGENTFGF